Proteins encoded together in one Streptobacillus ratti window:
- a CDS encoding transketolase, protein MITTKEFAREIRINVLKMLNNLGFGHYGGSLSVVETLAVLYNDIMKYDNKNPNWEERDYFVLSKGHAGPALYSALALKGFFAKEELLTLNVNGTKLPSHPDRLKTSGVDITTGSLGQGISIATGIAKALKIQKKENRVFTIIGDGEAQEGQVWEAMQFIAHHNLNNLIVFIDYNKQQLDGYLEDICKPYLFEEKVKSFGLEALTVKGDDIEAIKKAILSQGEKPLVIILDTIKGQGVRFIETFKGNHHIRVNEEVKKELEKAINDLQSEVK, encoded by the coding sequence ATGATTACTACAAAAGAATTTGCAAGAGAAATAAGAATAAATGTTTTAAAAATGTTAAATAATTTAGGATTTGGACATTATGGTGGTTCACTATCAGTTGTTGAAACACTTGCTGTGTTATATAATGATATAATGAAATATGATAACAAAAATCCTAACTGGGAAGAAAGAGATTATTTTGTACTTTCAAAAGGTCATGCAGGGCCTGCACTTTATTCAGCATTGGCACTTAAAGGATTTTTTGCAAAAGAAGAGTTATTAACATTAAATGTTAATGGAACTAAATTACCATCTCATCCAGATAGATTAAAAACTAGTGGAGTAGATATAACTACAGGATCTTTAGGTCAAGGGATATCTATAGCTACAGGTATAGCAAAAGCTTTAAAAATACAGAAAAAAGAAAATAGAGTATTTACAATAATTGGAGATGGTGAAGCACAAGAGGGACAAGTTTGGGAAGCTATGCAATTTATAGCACATCATAATCTAAATAACCTTATAGTCTTCATAGACTATAATAAGCAACAATTAGATGGATACCTAGAAGATATATGTAAACCATATTTGTTTGAAGAAAAAGTTAAATCATTTGGATTAGAGGCTTTAACTGTTAAGGGTGATGATATAGAAGCTATTAAAAAAGCTATACTTTCACAAGGAGAAAAACCTTTAGTAATAATACTTGATACTATAAAAGGTCAAGGAGTTAGATTTATTGAAACTTTTAAAGGAAATCATCATATAAGAGTTAATGAAGAAGTTAAAAAAGAATTAGAAAAAGCAATAAATGACTTGCAAAGTGAGGTGAAATAA
- a CDS encoding PTS sugar transporter subunit IIB produces the protein MKIMAVCGSGLGSSFMLEMNIKKILDKIGFDAEVEHSDLASVMINSADLFVMGKDIAESSSLPLDKVVILDSIISISELEEKLIEKLK, from the coding sequence ATGAAAATTATGGCAGTTTGTGGTTCAGGACTTGGTTCAAGTTTTATGTTAGAAATGAACATAAAAAAGATTTTGGATAAAATTGGATTTGATGCCGAGGTAGAACATTCTGATTTAGCATCAGTTATGATTAATAGTGCTGACTTATTTGTTATGGGAAAAGATATTGCTGAAAGTTCATCATTACCACTTGATAAAGTTGTGATACTTGATAGTATAATATCTATTTCAGAATTAGAAGAAAAATTAATAGAAAAATTAAAATAA
- a CDS encoding PTS sugar transporter subunit IIA, with translation MLFNRNNVAIEERVENWEEAIKIAAMPLVKSKNIKEEYIYKMIEAVKKLGFYIVITDDIVMPHARPEDGVLETGVSFLKVNEAVEFGNDKLHLIFVLAAKDKNTHIDIISELLEIFQDNDKISKLKEANKLEELLEIINGGR, from the coding sequence ATGTTATTTAATAGAAATAATGTAGCTATAGAAGAAAGAGTAGAAAATTGGGAAGAAGCAATAAAAATTGCTGCAATGCCTTTAGTAAAAAGTAAAAATATTAAAGAAGAATATATTTACAAAATGATAGAAGCAGTTAAAAAATTAGGTTTCTATATTGTAATTACTGATGATATAGTTATGCCACATGCAAGACCAGAAGATGGTGTATTAGAAACAGGAGTATCTTTTTTAAAGGTAAATGAAGCAGTAGAATTCGGTAATGATAAATTACATTTAATTTTTGTACTTGCAGCAAAGGATAAGAATACTCATATAGATATAATATCTGAATTACTTGAGATATTTCAAGATAATGATAAAATATCAAAACTTAAAGAAGCTAATAAGTTAGAAGAATTATTAGAAATAATTAATGGAGGTAGATAA
- a CDS encoding PTS ascorbate transporter subunit IIC, whose amino-acid sequence MKSILNFIVDILKTPAILVGLIALIGLLLQKKSITDVVKGTIKTILGFLVLGAGASFLVEQLGPMTSMFEKAFAIQGVIPNNEAIISVALKDFGTTTALIMALGMLANILIARFTRLKYIFLTGHHTLYMAAMIAIMLHIAGFNGALLIVVGAVLLGLTMAIFPALAQPFMKGIIGDDSVAFGHFSTLGYILSGYIGKLVGKGSKSTEEMKLPKNLSFLRDSSISISLTMMIIYVILAIFAGKDFVTTNLSGGDNYIIYALLKGIGFAGGVYIILQGVRLILNEIIPAFKGISEKLVPNAKPALDCPIVFPYAPNAVLIGFIFSFLGGLVGLFILGIFNAVLILPGVVPHFFCGATAGVFGNSTGGRRGAMIGAFANGLLLTFLPAILYPLLGSLGYVGTTFSDADFAILGIILGNASKLLNPTVITIIISVVVLALIIHNIFARENKE is encoded by the coding sequence ATGAAATCAATATTAAATTTTATTGTTGACATTTTAAAAACACCAGCGATATTAGTTGGACTTATAGCATTAATAGGATTATTGTTACAAAAGAAATCTATAACTGATGTTGTTAAAGGTACGATTAAAACTATTTTAGGTTTCTTAGTATTAGGAGCTGGAGCAAGCTTTTTAGTAGAACAATTAGGACCTATGACTTCAATGTTTGAAAAGGCATTTGCTATTCAGGGAGTTATTCCAAATAATGAGGCAATTATTTCAGTTGCATTAAAAGATTTTGGAACAACTACAGCTTTAATTATGGCTTTAGGTATGCTTGCTAATATTTTAATAGCACGTTTTACTAGGTTAAAATATATATTTTTAACAGGACATCATACTTTATACATGGCAGCCATGATAGCTATTATGTTACATATAGCTGGATTTAATGGAGCTTTATTAATAGTAGTAGGAGCTGTATTATTAGGTTTAACTATGGCAATATTCCCTGCACTTGCTCAGCCTTTTATGAAAGGTATTATTGGAGATGATTCGGTTGCATTTGGACATTTTTCAACTTTAGGATATATTTTATCAGGATATATAGGTAAATTAGTTGGTAAAGGTTCTAAGTCAACAGAAGAAATGAAATTACCTAAAAATTTATCATTTTTAAGAGATTCATCAATTTCTATTTCATTAACTATGATGATTATTTATGTAATTTTAGCAATATTTGCAGGTAAAGATTTTGTAACAACTAATCTTTCAGGTGGAGATAACTATATCATATATGCCTTACTTAAAGGTATAGGATTTGCAGGAGGAGTATATATTATCTTACAAGGTGTTAGATTAATATTAAATGAAATAATTCCAGCATTTAAAGGAATTTCTGAAAAATTAGTTCCTAATGCTAAACCAGCACTAGATTGTCCAATAGTATTTCCTTATGCACCAAATGCAGTATTAATAGGGTTTATCTTTTCATTTTTAGGAGGATTAGTAGGATTATTTATTTTAGGAATATTTAATGCAGTATTAATATTACCAGGAGTAGTACCTCATTTCTTCTGTGGAGCAACAGCAGGAGTATTTGGAAATTCAACAGGTGGAAGACGTGGAGCTATGATAGGAGCTTTTGCAAATGGATTATTATTAACATTCTTACCAGCTATATTATATCCATTATTAGGAAGTTTAGGATATGTAGGAACTACTTTTTCTGATGCTGACTTTGCGATACTTGGAATAATATTAGGGAATGCTTCAAAATTATTAAATCCTACAGTAATTACTATAATAATATCAGTAGTTGTATTAGCATTAATTATTCATAATATATTTGCTAGAGAAAATAAGGAATAA